The genomic segment TAGAAGCAGCTAATATGCTAAAAGAGAAGTACCCAGATGCAGAATTTGGATTAGTTGGTTATTTGGATGTGGATAATCCTAGAGCTATATCAAAAGAACAAATGATAGCTTGGCAAAAAGATTGTAATATTGTATTCTATGGTTCTACTGATGATGTGAAAAGTTTTATTTCAAGAAGTGATTGTATTGTATTGCCTTCTTATAGAGAAGGAATAAGTATGTCACTTATGGAGTCAGCATCTATGTCTAAAGCATTAATAGCTACTAATGTACCAGGATGTAAAGAACTTATAGAAAATGGAGTAAATGGATTTTTATGTAATGTTAAAGATTCCATAGATTTAGCTGTTAAGATGGAACTAATGTTAAATCTGAGCAATGATGAAAGAAAAAGAATGGGTCAAGCAGGGAGGAAAAAGATGATAAAAGAATTTGATGAGAAAATTGTAATTAATAAATATTTTAAAATTATAGAAGAAGAAATAATATGAAAAGTATTATCTTATTTCTATTATTAAATTTTTAAATTAAAAAGATATATTTATATAATCTTAGCTAAAATCTAGCTTTATTTTATAGGGAAGAGAAGATGATAGTTTTAGGTAGAAAATACAAGTTCACGCAGTTTGAAAAAACAAGACTTAATAAAAAGTTTAAAAATCAGTTTATTATCAAATACTCAGAGCGAGACCCTTTTGAAGTTCTTGAAGAGTTGAAGTGTTTGCTGGATAAAACAGCAGTTGAAATTATTGTGCTAAACACAAGATACACTGTACCAAATGAAGTTATAAAATACCTTACAAACCTACAATTTGAAAGAAATATCAAACTCATCACTATAGAGCAATTTATGGAAAAATATCTACACAAATGCTATATCCCAGAAGATCACACAGATTTAAACTACCTTCAAAATATCAAGCCTTTTAATATTTTTGAGTACTTTATGAAAAGATTTATTGATTTTTTAGGAATTTTTTGTTTGTATGTTCTTACTTTTCCTATAATGGCTTATTCAAGAAGAAGAATCAAAAAAGAATCCCCAGGAACTAGTATGTTTAAGCAAGAAAGAGTTGGAATAAACAACAAAGAGTTTAAGTGTATCAAATATAGAAGTATGAGACTAGATGCAGAAATTAGCGGAGCTAAATTTGCATGCGAAAACGACCCTAGAGTTTTTCCTTGGGGTGAGATTATGAGAAAAACAAGAATAGATGAACTTCCTCAAATGCTAAATGTATTAAAAGGAGATATGCACCTAATTGGTCCAAGACCTGAGCGAAAATTTTGGATA from the Aliarcobacter cryaerophilus ATCC 43158 genome contains:
- a CDS encoding sugar transferase; amino-acid sequence: MIVLGRKYKFTQFEKTRLNKKFKNQFIIKYSERDPFEVLEELKCLLDKTAVEIIVLNTRYTVPNEVIKYLTNLQFERNIKLITIEQFMEKYLHKCYIPEDHTDLNYLQNIKPFNIFEYFMKRFIDFLGIFCLYVLTFPIMAYSRRRIKKESPGTSMFKQERVGINNKEFKCIKYRSMRLDAEISGAKFACENDPRVFPWGEIMRKTRIDELPQMLNVLKGDMHLIGPRPERKFWIEQFEKEIPYYNERHLIRPGITGWAQVMYPYGAGVEDAKQKLMYDLYYIKHYSLWLDIKIIFKTILVVLGKKGL